In one Mycobacterium heckeshornense genomic region, the following are encoded:
- a CDS encoding acetyl-CoA acetyltransferase, with protein MAVHGICDRVAIIAMGCTAFGEHWDRSADDLLIEAVTDTTSSAGVTLSDIDAFWLGTYMSGLSGLSLSRPLRLHGKPVTRVENMCATGSEALRNACYAVASGAYDMAMAVGVEKLKDSGFSGLLRPSIPSDGTGGTLGTTSAPANFSLLGPAYAKKYGVTPDELKDVITRIAWKNHHNGARNPRAQFRKEVSAETISCSPLVAGQLGVFDCSGVSDGAAAAIVVRANDAHKYTDKPLYIKALSLVSGAADGNVDPDYDFTTFPEVVASARNAYAEAGLTDPAAQIAMAEVHDCFTVTELVLMEDLGFAERGTAWKTVLAGTFDLDGSLPVNPDGGLKAFGHPVGASGLRMLFECWLQLRGDAPDDRQIRTVAAGKNIGLTHNLGGGPGECVSFVSLVGTEPNP; from the coding sequence ATGGCCGTACATGGAATCTGCGACCGGGTCGCCATCATCGCGATGGGCTGTACCGCCTTCGGGGAACATTGGGATCGCTCGGCCGATGACTTATTGATCGAGGCGGTCACCGACACCACCTCCAGCGCCGGGGTGACGCTGAGCGATATCGACGCGTTTTGGCTGGGAACATACATGTCCGGCTTGTCCGGGCTGAGCCTCAGTCGGCCGTTGCGGTTGCACGGCAAACCGGTTACCCGGGTGGAGAACATGTGTGCTACCGGCTCAGAAGCGCTGCGCAACGCCTGCTACGCCGTAGCCAGCGGCGCCTACGACATGGCGATGGCTGTCGGCGTCGAAAAACTCAAGGACTCCGGGTTTTCTGGTCTGCTGCGCCCGTCGATACCCTCCGACGGCACCGGCGGTACCCTCGGAACAACCAGCGCGCCAGCCAATTTCAGCTTGCTCGGCCCCGCCTACGCCAAGAAGTACGGGGTCACACCCGACGAGCTTAAGGACGTCATCACCCGCATCGCTTGGAAAAACCATCACAACGGCGCCCGCAACCCCCGCGCGCAATTCCGCAAGGAGGTATCCGCGGAGACAATCTCCTGTTCACCGCTGGTCGCCGGACAACTCGGGGTTTTCGACTGCTCGGGGGTTTCCGACGGCGCCGCCGCCGCGATCGTGGTCCGCGCCAACGACGCTCACAAGTACACCGACAAACCGCTGTACATCAAGGCGCTGTCGCTGGTCTCCGGTGCCGCGGACGGTAACGTCGACCCCGACTACGACTTCACGACGTTTCCCGAAGTCGTCGCCTCGGCGCGCAACGCCTACGCCGAGGCCGGACTCACCGACCCGGCTGCCCAGATCGCGATGGCCGAGGTACACGACTGCTTCACCGTCACCGAGCTAGTCCTGATGGAAGATCTCGGCTTCGCTGAACGCGGCACCGCCTGGAAAACGGTGCTGGCAGGCACATTCGACCTCGACGGTAGCTTGCCAGTCAACCCCGATGGCGGGCTCAAAGCGTTCGGCCACCCCGTCGGCGCCAGCGGACTGCGGATGCTCTTCGAGTGCTGGCTGCAGCTACGCGGAGACGCGCCGGATGACCGCCAGATTCGAACAGTCGCCGCCGGCAAGAACATCGGTCTCACCCACAACCTCGGGGGCGGACCCGGCGAATGCGTCTCCTTCGTCTCGCTCGTCGGCACCGAACCCAACCCTTGA
- a CDS encoding virulence factor Mce family protein, translating into MNTRNAKIGLAVGLVLALIGGTIMVVRSVSGVGHTKVIGYFDNSNEIYVGDDVVILGVPVGKIEKIEAQPDRVKISFWYDDKYKVPADAKAVILSPRLVTSRAIQLTPAYRGGPVLKDNAVIPRERTAVPVEWDDLRQQLEKLTQTLQPTQPGGVSTLGSFVNTAADNLRGQGPAIRETVLKLSQAVSALGDHSDDLFSTFKNLSILVSALHDSSGLLRQLNQNLAAVTGQLANDPNEVGNAVSDLNDVVGDLTSFTADNREALGTASDKLASVSNAVVQSLDDIKQTLHIAPTAFQNFLNIYEPAQGALSGALAINNFANPVQFLCSAIQAASRLGAKQSAKLCVQYLAPIIKNRQYNYPPIGINPFVGVAARPNEVTYSEDWLRPDYIPPPGPPPTEAFRTVPPPPNGPLPPANEIYNFFGNGMVDPNHANPPFVPARPENPLPTDPATGLRGMMLPPAGGGR; encoded by the coding sequence GTGAATACCCGTAACGCCAAGATCGGCCTCGCCGTGGGGTTGGTGCTGGCGCTGATCGGCGGCACCATTATGGTGGTGCGGTCCGTAAGCGGTGTCGGCCACACGAAGGTCATCGGATATTTCGACAACAGCAATGAAATCTACGTCGGCGACGACGTAGTCATACTCGGCGTACCGGTCGGCAAGATCGAAAAGATCGAAGCACAACCTGATCGCGTCAAGATTTCCTTCTGGTACGACGACAAATACAAGGTGCCCGCAGATGCTAAAGCGGTGATCCTGTCCCCAAGACTGGTGACGAGTCGCGCTATCCAGTTGACACCCGCCTACCGCGGCGGGCCAGTGCTGAAAGATAACGCGGTGATCCCGCGGGAACGCACCGCGGTTCCGGTGGAGTGGGACGATCTCCGCCAACAGCTTGAGAAGCTGACGCAGACACTGCAGCCGACGCAACCGGGCGGAGTCAGCACACTGGGATCGTTTGTCAACACCGCGGCCGACAACCTGCGCGGCCAGGGTCCAGCCATCCGTGAGACTGTCCTGAAGCTGTCGCAAGCGGTTTCGGCGCTCGGCGACCACAGCGACGACCTGTTCAGCACGTTCAAAAACCTCTCAATTCTTGTGTCGGCGCTGCACGACAGCAGCGGCCTGTTGCGACAGCTGAACCAGAACTTGGCGGCGGTCACGGGGCAGCTGGCCAACGACCCCAACGAGGTCGGAAATGCGGTCAGCGATTTGAACGATGTGGTCGGCGACCTCACAAGTTTCACGGCCGACAATCGTGAGGCGCTAGGCACCGCCTCGGACAAGTTGGCGTCGGTGTCCAACGCAGTGGTTCAGAGTCTGGACGACATCAAGCAAACTCTGCACATCGCTCCCACAGCGTTCCAGAACTTCCTCAACATCTACGAACCCGCGCAAGGGGCACTGTCCGGTGCATTGGCGATCAACAACTTCGCCAACCCAGTCCAGTTTTTGTGCTCGGCGATTCAGGCCGCATCACGCTTGGGTGCTAAGCAGTCGGCGAAACTCTGTGTGCAATATCTGGCGCCCATAATCAAGAACCGTCAATACAACTACCCGCCTATCGGGATAAACCCGTTCGTCGGTGTTGCTGCGCGTCCCAACGAAGTCACCTACAGCGAGGACTGGCTGCGACCGGACTACATCCCGCCGCCAGGGCCGCCGCCAACGGAGGCGTTCCGTACTGTGCCACCGCCGCCCAACGGGCCGCTACCGCCAGCGAACGAGATATACAACTTCTTCGGAAACGGGATGGTCGACCCGAATCACGCGAACCCCCCGTTCGTGCCGGCCAGGCCGGAGAACCCGCTACCCACCGATCCGGCCACCGGCCTGCGTGGAATGATGCTGCCACCTGCAGGTGGTGGACGATGA
- a CDS encoding MCE family protein has translation MKPFSDRNLVVVGAIGVVVSVAVLLLALNVSKLPFVNRGKEYSAYFAEAGGLSPGNPVQVSGLKVGTVTSVALDGPQVLVKFKVAGGVRLGERTEAAIHLRTLLGAKLLEVTPRGERPLTGPIPLDRTTPAYQVPDALGDLTRTINGIDTDELSKALAVLSNEFSNTPPALKVAVQGVARLSETLDERDRQLRNLLSNANKATKVLAQRSDEVVKLVTNTNALLTQLKSERSALDRIAINLSAAAQQLKGFIAENRETLKPALDKLNGVLTIVDNRKEQIQKAIKGLNGYALGLGEAVASGPFFKAYIVNLLPGQFVQPFIDAAFSDLGLDPATRLPSQLSDPQVGQPATPPLPMPYPRTGQGGEPRRTLPDAITGNPGDYPCGLPGVPLPGPGCYPYREPPPAPPPGGPPPGPPALGPGPGVPAPSGPVSQPAPGQIPPSQPPVLNGPGPVGLPGGPSRPTEGGGQ, from the coding sequence GTGAAACCCTTCTCGGATCGCAACCTCGTGGTCGTCGGGGCGATCGGTGTTGTCGTGAGTGTCGCTGTCCTGCTCCTGGCACTGAATGTCAGCAAGCTGCCGTTCGTCAACCGCGGCAAGGAATACTCGGCGTACTTTGCTGAGGCGGGCGGTTTGTCACCGGGTAACCCCGTTCAGGTTTCGGGTTTAAAGGTCGGTACGGTGACCAGCGTCGCACTGGACGGACCGCAGGTGCTGGTCAAGTTCAAGGTCGCCGGTGGTGTCCGGCTCGGCGAGCGTACCGAGGCGGCAATCCATTTGAGGACGTTACTGGGCGCCAAGCTCCTTGAAGTCACGCCACGCGGAGAGCGGCCGCTGACCGGACCGATACCACTGGACCGGACCACACCGGCCTATCAGGTGCCCGACGCGCTGGGAGATCTGACGCGCACCATCAACGGGATAGACACCGACGAGTTGTCGAAGGCGCTGGCCGTGCTGTCGAACGAGTTTTCCAATACCCCACCGGCTCTCAAGGTTGCGGTGCAAGGTGTGGCGCGGCTATCCGAAACACTGGATGAGCGCGATAGACAGCTGCGAAACCTGTTGAGCAACGCCAACAAGGCCACGAAGGTGCTGGCGCAGCGTAGCGACGAGGTAGTCAAGCTCGTCACCAACACCAACGCGCTGCTGACGCAACTGAAAAGCGAACGCAGCGCACTGGACCGGATCGCCATCAATCTCTCCGCGGCGGCTCAGCAGCTGAAGGGTTTCATTGCCGAGAACCGCGAAACGCTAAAGCCCGCACTGGACAAGCTCAACGGGGTATTGACCATCGTCGACAACCGCAAGGAACAGATCCAGAAGGCGATCAAAGGGCTCAACGGCTATGCGCTCGGACTGGGTGAAGCGGTAGCGTCGGGGCCATTCTTCAAAGCGTATATTGTCAATTTGCTCCCGGGTCAGTTCGTTCAGCCATTTATTGACGCGGCGTTCTCCGACCTCGGCCTGGACCCGGCAACGCGGTTGCCGTCGCAGCTCAGCGACCCGCAAGTCGGCCAACCTGCAACGCCGCCACTGCCGATGCCGTATCCCCGGACCGGCCAGGGCGGAGAGCCCAGACGCACCCTGCCCGATGCCATCACCGGGAACCCCGGCGACTACCCGTGCGGTTTGCCGGGCGTTCCGTTGCCCGGTCCCGGTTGCTACCCGTATCGGGAGCCGCCACCTGCGCCGCCACCCGGTGGCCCGCCACCGGGACCGCCCGCGCTGGGCCCAGGACCTGGCGTGCCTGCGCCGTCGGGGCCGGTCAGCCAACCGGCGCCCGGGCAGATCCCACCGAGCCAACCGCCCGTGCTTAACGGGCCGGGACCCGTCGGCCTGCCCGGGGGCCCGTCGCGGCCAACCGAAGGTGGTGGACAGTGA
- a CDS encoding MCE family protein: MRMTRATRIQLAVFAVIVLGGLWAVFGYYYQLPRRFFGVGTYTVRVQLARADGLYEGGDVTYRGVDVGRISDVRLTNTGAEAVLQLNSGTHIPDDLSIQVHSFSAVGEQYLALLPRNGNSPPLKNGDVIPADRTTFPPNINSLLAAANRGLNAIPRDNLKTVVDESYIAFGGLGPELSRLVNGATTLAKDARKNLDPLVTVIDESKPILDSQTESSDSIRAWAAHLATVTKQLQTNDTAVQGILRKAPQAADEVRALLDRLQPTLPIVLANLVSVGEVAVTYRDNLEALLVLLPQGAAAIQAIQVPNKNTKQDYKGAFLDFNLNLNLPPPCTTGFFPIQQQRAASFEDYPDRPKGNVYCRIPQDSNLTAVRGARNYPCETRPGKRAATVKMCESSQDYIPLNDGFNWKGDPNATFTGQGVPQFDPGESPPAQSPPALASPGSPPPSSGPAPLPIAAAQYDPATGTYVGPDGQLYTQSNLAHGADKEKTWQQMLTPPTGS, from the coding sequence ATGCGTATGACTAGGGCAACCAGAATCCAGTTGGCGGTCTTCGCAGTGATCGTGCTGGGCGGGTTATGGGCCGTATTTGGCTATTACTATCAGCTACCGCGCAGGTTTTTCGGCGTTGGCACGTACACGGTGCGGGTGCAGTTAGCCCGGGCAGACGGTCTTTATGAGGGCGGGGACGTCACCTACCGTGGCGTCGATGTCGGGCGGATATCGGATGTGCGGCTAACCAACACGGGCGCCGAGGCGGTGCTTCAGCTAAATTCGGGCACCCACATCCCGGACGATCTGAGCATCCAGGTCCACAGTTTCTCGGCGGTCGGCGAGCAATACCTTGCGTTGTTGCCGCGCAACGGGAACAGCCCGCCGCTGAAAAACGGCGACGTGATCCCCGCGGACCGCACCACTTTTCCCCCGAATATCAACTCACTGCTGGCGGCGGCCAATCGCGGCCTGAACGCGATCCCGCGCGACAACCTGAAAACCGTGGTCGACGAGTCTTACATCGCTTTCGGCGGCTTGGGCCCGGAACTGTCCCGGCTCGTGAACGGCGCGACCACTCTGGCCAAGGACGCGCGCAAGAACCTGGACCCACTCGTCACCGTGATCGACGAGTCAAAGCCAATCCTGGACAGCCAAACCGAGTCATCGGATTCGATTCGAGCGTGGGCGGCCCACCTGGCGACCGTCACCAAGCAGTTGCAGACCAACGACACTGCCGTCCAGGGCATCCTGCGGAAGGCTCCGCAGGCGGCAGACGAGGTGCGCGCACTGCTGGATCGGTTGCAGCCAACGTTGCCCATCGTGCTGGCCAATCTCGTCAGCGTCGGCGAGGTGGCGGTCACCTACCGGGACAACCTGGAGGCACTCCTGGTGCTGCTGCCGCAGGGTGCGGCCGCCATCCAAGCGATCCAGGTGCCCAACAAGAACACCAAGCAGGACTACAAGGGTGCATTTCTGGACTTCAACCTGAACCTCAACTTGCCGCCACCATGCACCACCGGGTTCTTTCCGATCCAACAACAGCGGGCGGCCAGCTTCGAGGACTACCCGGATCGCCCGAAGGGCAACGTCTACTGTCGCATACCGCAAGACTCGAATCTCACCGCTGTGCGTGGCGCGCGCAACTATCCATGCGAAACCCGGCCCGGCAAGCGTGCCGCGACGGTGAAAATGTGCGAAAGTAGCCAAGACTACATCCCGCTCAACGACGGCTTCAACTGGAAGGGAGACCCCAACGCGACGTTCACGGGGCAAGGCGTTCCCCAGTTCGACCCGGGTGAATCACCACCTGCACAGTCACCCCCCGCGTTAGCATCACCTGGTTCGCCGCCGCCTTCATCGGGTCCCGCGCCGCTACCTATAGCGGCCGCACAGTATGACCCGGCCACCGGCACCTACGTTGGACCAGACGGGCAGCTCTACACGCAATCCAACTTGGCGCACGGCGCTGATAAGGAGAAGACATGGCAACAGATGCTGACGCCCCCGACCGGGAGCTAA
- a CDS encoding IS110 family transposase yields the protein MMGSYIPGRTVYHASGGYRGDGKTDAKDAAIIADQARMRRDLQPLRPGDEIAVELRILTSRRADLVADRTRAINRLRAQLLEYFPALERAFDYSTSKAALILLTGYQTPDGLRRAGAAELAAWLRKRKARNADAVASKALAAANAQHTIVPGQHLAATVVARLAKEVMALDIEIDDTETMIEERFRRHRHAEIILSMPGFGVVLGAEFLAATGGDICGFDSVDRLAGVSGLAPVPRDSGRISGNLKRPRRYHRRLLRACYLSAQIAIRTDAASRTYYDRKRSEGKTHTQAVLALARRRLNVVWAMLRDGTAYQPAPTAAAA from the coding sequence ATGATGGGCTCGTATATCCCCGGGCGCACCGTCTATCACGCCTCGGGCGGCTACCGCGGCGATGGCAAGACCGACGCCAAAGACGCCGCGATCATTGCCGATCAGGCCCGGATGCGCCGCGACCTGCAGCCGTTGCGACCCGGCGACGAGATCGCGGTGGAACTGCGCATCCTCACCAGCCGGCGCGCTGATTTGGTGGCCGATCGCACCCGGGCGATCAACCGGCTGCGGGCCCAGCTGCTGGAATACTTCCCCGCCCTGGAACGCGCCTTTGACTACAGCACCAGCAAGGCCGCGTTGATTTTGCTTACCGGCTATCAAACGCCTGACGGGCTGCGCCGCGCCGGTGCTGCTGAGCTGGCCGCCTGGTTGCGAAAACGTAAGGCCCGCAATGCCGATGCTGTCGCGTCCAAAGCCCTTGCGGCCGCTAACGCCCAGCACACCATCGTGCCCGGACAACACCTGGCTGCCACCGTGGTGGCTCGCCTGGCTAAGGAGGTGATGGCCCTCGACATCGAAATCGACGACACCGAGACGATGATCGAGGAGCGATTTCGCCGCCACCGCCACGCTGAAATCATCTTGAGCATGCCCGGCTTCGGTGTCGTGCTCGGCGCCGAGTTCCTCGCCGCCACCGGCGGCGACATATGCGGCTTCGACTCCGTCGACCGCCTCGCCGGCGTGTCCGGACTGGCCCCGGTACCCCGCGACTCCGGGCGCATCAGCGGCAACCTCAAACGCCCCCGCCGCTACCACCGCCGCCTGCTGCGCGCCTGCTACCTGTCCGCCCAAATCGCCATCCGCACCGACGCCGCCTCGCGCACCTACTACGACCGCAAAAGATCCGAAGGCAAAACCCACACCCAAGCCGTCCTCGCTTTGGCGCGCCGCCGCCTCAACGTGGTATGGGCCATGCTCCGCGACGGCACGGCATACCAGCCCGCACCTACCGCCGCGGCGGCTTGA
- a CDS encoding CAP domain-containing protein, translating into MGVSNIVRRSTPTLATLVVLGAGIIAAGTPSAHADGGDPEDTVIPNNKRLNDGVVANVYTVQHQAKCTTDLKISPQLQLAAQRHTEDLLNNRALDGDIGSDGSTVQDRALAAGYHGTVAETVAIQPSLAINGIDIMGNWYYRPDYYAIMSNCANTQIGVWSLNSLDRSVVVAVYGQPA; encoded by the coding sequence ATGGGCGTCAGTAATATTGTGCGGCGTAGCACACCGACGCTTGCGACACTGGTCGTGCTGGGTGCCGGGATCATCGCAGCAGGCACCCCTTCCGCACATGCGGACGGTGGTGACCCCGAAGACACGGTCATACCGAACAACAAGCGGCTCAACGATGGCGTCGTCGCCAATGTCTACACTGTCCAGCACCAGGCTAAATGCACCACCGACCTGAAGATCAGCCCGCAGCTCCAGCTAGCCGCGCAGCGGCATACCGAAGACCTGCTCAACAACCGGGCTCTCGACGGTGACATCGGGTCGGACGGCTCGACGGTGCAGGACCGGGCCTTGGCTGCGGGCTATCACGGCACGGTCGCCGAGACTGTGGCCATTCAGCCGTCGTTGGCGATCAATGGCATTGACATCATGGGTAATTGGTACTACCGCCCCGACTACTACGCGATCATGTCCAACTGCGCAAACACCCAAATTGGGGTGTGGTCGCTGAACAGTCTGGACCGCAGCGTCGTGGTAGCGGTTTACGGCCAGCCGGCCTGA
- a CDS encoding MCE family protein yields the protein MTRPRHLRRTGAGLLMALAVAALSGCAAARDFRGANSLPLPGTKGGGPGSYTIQAQMPDVQNLKQNSPVQVADVTVGNVTKIERQGWHALVTMKLDGSVHLPGNATATLGQTSLLGSLHIELAPPKDVPPKGTLRDGSLIPLSSAGAYPSTEQTLGALSLLLNGGGLSQLQDITEALSTAFSGRGQELKSLIGQLDKYIAYLNDQKDDIIAATDSLNNLVGHFADQKPVVDKALKTIPNALAVLKDERQNLAEALAQLGKLGALAADSVNQTKVNLVKELNDLGPVLQSLADAGPALTRSLDFYGTFPFPKPTLAKWLRGDYANLTGVFDLTLSRLDAAFLTGTRWEGTLTELELQWGRTIGQLPSPYTARNPLVIPYHFNQGP from the coding sequence ATGACCCGACCCAGGCACCTACGCCGCACCGGTGCGGGACTTCTGATGGCGCTGGCCGTGGCCGCACTGTCGGGCTGCGCCGCCGCGCGTGATTTCCGGGGCGCGAACTCGCTTCCGCTGCCGGGAACCAAAGGCGGTGGCCCTGGTTCCTACACCATTCAAGCGCAGATGCCCGACGTGCAGAACCTCAAACAGAACTCTCCAGTCCAAGTCGCTGATGTGACCGTTGGCAATGTGACCAAAATCGAACGTCAAGGCTGGCATGCGCTGGTCACCATGAAGCTCGACGGCAGCGTCCACCTGCCGGGCAACGCGACTGCCACGCTCGGACAGACCAGCCTGCTGGGTTCGTTGCACATCGAACTGGCGCCACCCAAAGACGTGCCCCCGAAGGGCACGCTTCGCGACGGGTCGCTGATCCCTTTGTCTTCCGCGGGCGCATATCCGTCAACCGAACAGACGCTGGGCGCACTTTCACTGCTGCTCAACGGGGGCGGCTTAAGTCAGCTTCAGGACATAACCGAAGCGTTGAGCACAGCCTTCTCCGGTCGCGGCCAAGAACTGAAAAGCCTGATCGGACAACTCGACAAGTACATCGCCTACCTCAACGACCAAAAAGATGACATCATCGCCGCGACCGACAGCCTGAACAACCTGGTCGGTCACTTCGCCGATCAGAAGCCGGTCGTTGATAAGGCGCTGAAAACCATCCCGAACGCGCTGGCTGTGCTCAAGGACGAGCGCCAAAACCTCGCCGAAGCGCTGGCTCAGCTGGGCAAATTGGGCGCGCTTGCCGCCGACTCGGTGAACCAGACCAAGGTGAACCTGGTCAAGGAACTGAACGATCTCGGCCCGGTGCTGCAATCACTGGCCGACGCCGGGCCGGCGTTGACCCGTTCACTGGATTTCTACGGAACCTTCCCGTTCCCCAAGCCAACGCTCGCAAAATGGCTCCGGGGCGATTACGCGAACTTAACCGGTGTTTTCGACTTGACGCTGAGCCGACTTGACGCGGCGTTTTTGACCGGCACTCGGTGGGAGGGAACTTTGACAGAGCTGGAGCTGCAGTGGGGCCGCACCATCGGTCAGCTCCCCAGCCCCTATACCGCGCGCAACCCGCTGGTCATTCCGTACCACTTCAACCAGGGGCCGTGA
- a CDS encoding OB-fold domain-containing protein, with the protein MPSSPPTAVTGVVACAAYLPHHRLRLTEIGSVLGGAQPAGSRSVASYDEDTTSMAVEAARPVLRALPVASTPSRIYFATTDPAYLDKSNAAVIHAALGLPRNTLAVDLGGAPRSAVGAFLAAADCPDGALAVVADIRSGLPGSADEKQGGDAAAAVLFGPGTAEAPVLAELITSASVTDEILDRWRSPGARASRVWEERFGEHVYVPLAMESFSAALKQADLAPAQVDHLIVCGLSSRANRQFAVASGVAREALAADLTSVIGNPGTAQPGVLLADVLERAEPSQVIALAMLADGASTLILRTTEALAAHRPSAPTVADQIAATDDSLGYGTFLTWRGMLRREPPRRPEPDAPAGPPSHRSENWKYGFVGSRCERCGTVNLPPARICFKCGSDEPMAPQPMADTPARVATFTVDRLAYTPSPPMIAAVIDFEGGGRFRCELTDTSPDVAIGDQVEMTFRRLTTSESGVHNYFWKARPARRKTKES; encoded by the coding sequence ATGCCGTCCTCCCCGCCAACCGCTGTGACCGGCGTAGTGGCCTGCGCGGCTTACCTGCCCCACCACCGCCTACGGCTCACCGAAATCGGATCAGTTTTGGGCGGCGCGCAGCCCGCCGGCAGCCGGTCGGTGGCCTCCTACGACGAGGACACCACCTCGATGGCCGTCGAAGCGGCACGCCCCGTTCTGCGCGCTCTTCCCGTCGCGTCGACGCCGTCGCGGATCTACTTTGCCACCACTGATCCGGCCTACCTCGACAAATCCAACGCAGCGGTCATCCATGCCGCGCTAGGCCTTCCGCGCAACACGCTGGCCGTCGACCTCGGCGGCGCACCACGCTCGGCCGTGGGTGCCTTCCTGGCTGCCGCCGATTGCCCCGACGGAGCGCTGGCCGTCGTGGCTGACATCCGCAGCGGTCTTCCCGGCAGCGCCGACGAAAAACAGGGCGGTGATGCCGCGGCTGCGGTGCTGTTCGGCCCCGGCACCGCCGAAGCGCCGGTGCTGGCCGAGCTGATCACCAGCGCCTCGGTCACCGACGAAATTCTTGACCGCTGGCGCTCCCCGGGCGCGCGGGCCTCGCGGGTATGGGAGGAGCGCTTCGGCGAACATGTCTACGTACCGTTGGCGATGGAGTCGTTTTCCGCCGCCCTTAAACAGGCCGACCTGGCCCCCGCCCAAGTCGATCACCTGATCGTGTGTGGCCTGTCGTCCCGCGCCAACCGCCAATTCGCGGTGGCCAGCGGCGTTGCGCGCGAGGCCCTCGCCGCCGATCTGACCAGCGTGATCGGCAACCCGGGAACCGCCCAGCCGGGGGTCCTGCTCGCCGACGTGCTCGAACGTGCGGAACCCAGTCAAGTGATCGCGCTGGCGATGCTGGCCGACGGCGCCTCGACGCTGATCCTGCGTACCACCGAGGCGCTCGCCGCCCATCGGCCTTCGGCGCCCACGGTGGCCGATCAGATCGCCGCTACCGACGACTCACTCGGCTATGGCACCTTTCTTACCTGGCGGGGGATGTTGCGGCGCGAACCACCGCGCCGACCCGAGCCCGATGCCCCCGCCGGTCCGCCCAGTCATCGATCGGAGAACTGGAAGTACGGTTTCGTCGGCTCTCGCTGCGAACGATGCGGCACCGTTAACTTGCCGCCCGCTCGGATCTGCTTCAAGTGCGGGTCCGACGAGCCGATGGCTCCTCAACCGATGGCCGATACGCCCGCGCGCGTGGCAACCTTCACCGTCGACCGGCTCGCCTACACGCCTAGCCCGCCCATGATTGCGGCGGTCATTGACTTCGAGGGCGGCGGCCGTTTTCGCTGCGAACTCACCGACACAAGTCCCGACGTCGCGATCGGCGACCAGGTCGAAATGACCTTCCGGCGGCTTACCACATCCGAAAGCGGGGTGCACAACTACTTCTGGAAGGCCCGCCCGGCCCGCCGAAAGACCAAGGAGAGCTGA
- a CDS encoding lipoprotein LpqH: MTIGGATVMVSNAGPLTVKFVRIRNLSGVTGDYNLGLEGDATIAMNGATYDITGAVLGYSPTAIAPMKQSFRIKVSC; encoded by the coding sequence ATGACGATCGGGGGGGCGACGGTGATGGTGTCCAATGCCGGGCCGCTGACCGTCAAGTTCGTCAGGATTCGTAACCTCAGCGGCGTTACCGGTGATTACAACCTCGGTCTAGAAGGCGACGCAACGATCGCGATGAACGGTGCCACGTACGACATCACGGGTGCCGTTCTCGGGTACAGCCCTACAGCAATTGCGCCGATGAAGCAGTCGTTCCGGATCAAGGTTTCATGCTGA